A genome region from Arachis duranensis cultivar V14167 chromosome 6, aradu.V14167.gnm2.J7QH, whole genome shotgun sequence includes the following:
- the LOC107495686 gene encoding uncharacterized protein LOC107495686 encodes MEEKKRHLSLPANYVTLAQLQQSWLQQQKQKQQQQQPPPHEQQHEDKNGLEQGDSHLRHATVSRSFARKQNPDNRNQQKNRDDPEDIDRDRDGDVNLEGKGSMQWKEKVKSKSKQARVDERGTKFEENEEKEKKEVKQGSRQEYFYQQHRRGAAVRVFARKQNHFNRENRWKVRGYSGTNVEKQRNEADTRIGGTDVERKDNDERKNNEEAKPKPNVYESGIKTEEKEKEKQDEEVKQEQRRGTSSRSFAGKHDSNGRFNRMKIRPDFGTNAEKQCHDTGIGDGESKMNATKPRSLVVERKTEMGEENGKKQREEVSNAEKEKAKIIESQSNEDKSGGGGGLRMEEVEQRFRGLRFRRTGDGLNYGYSNRNGYRSDYGNDNGYDNRDFGRGKRGGE; translated from the exons ATGGAGGAAAAGAAGAGACATCTTTCTCTTCCTGCCAACTACGTCACTCTCGCTCAGCTGCAACAATCCTGGCTCCAACAACAAAAGCAAaagcaacagcaacaacaaccaccaccacatgaACAGCAACACGAAGACAAAAATGGACTTGAACAGGGAGATTCGCACCTAAGGCATGCAACAGTTTCTAGGTCTTTCGCTAGGAAACAGAATCCAGATAACCGTAATCAACAGAAAAATCGTGATGATCCAGAAGACATAGACAGAGACAGAGACGGAGACGTCAATCTAGAAGGAAAAGGTAGCATGCAATGGAAGGAGAAAGTGAAATCGAAGTCGAAACAAGCTAGGGTTGATgaaagaggaacaaaattcgaagagaatgaagagaaggaaaaaaaggaaGTGAAACAGGGATCGCGCCAGGAATATTTTTACCAGCAGCACCGTCGTGGAGCCGCTGTTAGGGTTTTCGCCAGAAAACAAAATCACTTCAATCGGGAGAATCGCTGGAAAGTTCGCGGCTACTCGGGAACTAATGTTGAGAAACAACGCAATGAAGCTGATACACGAATCGGAGGCACCGACGTGGAAAGGAAAGACAACGATGAACGGAAGAACAACGAGGAAGCGAAGCCAAAACCTAATGTTTATGAAAGTGGAATCAAAACcgaagagaaggagaaagagaaacaGGACGAGGAAGTGAAACAAGAGCAACGCCGTGGAACCTCTTCTAGGTCTTTCGCAGGAAAACACGATAGCAATGGTCGCTTCAATCGCATGAAAATTCGTCCCGATTTTGGAACCAATGCTGAGAAACAATGCCATGACACAGGAATAGGAGACGGAGAATCGAAGATGAATGCCACAAAGCCAAGATCTCTGGTTGTGGAAAGGAAAACAGAAATGGGagaagagaatggaaagaaacAGAGGGAGGAAGTGAGTAATGCTGAAAAGGAGAAAGCCAAAATCATCGAAAGTCAATCCAATGAAGATAagagtggtggtggtggtggtttgCGGATGGAAGAGGTTGAGCAGAGATTTaggggtttaaggtttagaagAACGGGTGATGGTCTCAATTACGGTTATAGTAACAGAAACGGTTACAGAAGCGATTATGGTAATGACAATGGCTATGACAACAGGGATTTTGGAAGGGGCAAAAGAG gtGGAGAATAA
- the LOC107495838 gene encoding receptor-like protein EIX2, with product MSPNTNTYTGMLVLIFVHLYCLMLLTSSESELIECIPSERQALLRFKHHLTDPSNRLSSWNASNSNCCHWDYVVCSHLTFHILQLHLNTTPDYDEYAYERSSFSGAINDSIVELKHLNYLDLSDNSFGGMQIPAFLFRITSVTHLDLSYSDFYGNIPHQIGNLSNLLYLDLSYVAYGKLPHQIGNLTNLIHLGLQSDYYGNSLVVENADWLLGLTSLEYLDLSGLDLRDCSLGDYKQPSELNFSSLLSLSISVAPKWVFQLNKLVSLTCGSIYYASSDIGGPIPDGIQNLTMLENLDLSFNSFSSHIPDWLYGLHRLKSLKLRGSYLTGAISNTLGNLTSLVTLDLSHNQFEGAIPTLLGNLTSLLDLSSNNIIGEIPQSFAKLSSLRFVDFSENQLTGNPFKFLASAAKLLYLAIDDNLFQGIVHEDDLANFTALRVLSASSNNFTLKVHPSWKPKFQLFHLKMSSWKLGPSFPSWIRSQNHLQYLDLSNAGISDSIPIWFWETSHHYDYLNFSHNHIQGKLPKELKILEFDGAVDLSSNNLHGNLPFVSENVVWLDLSHNSFDGLLMDFLCQKSHKPKWLQILNLASNNLSGEIPNCWRMWPQLADVNLESNCFIGSLPSSMGSLSSLQYLHIRNNTLFGKFPVSLKENKELILLDLGENKLTGNIPRWIGERLVNLKFLRLRSNNLSGTIPNGLCDMKFLQVLDLALNNLSGNIPNCLNHLSAIINKTSAISSFQESMGYASDTISMNLWVKDKDAEYNIILGLVKNIDLSSNKLSGGIPMEITNLTGLIYLNLSKNELTGHIPQSIGNMESLESIDFSGNQLTGEIPQSITNLNFLNKLDLSYNHLDGQIPTGTQLQSFEASSFVGNKLCGPPLLLNCTMDGEVPDDDANENEKERKNHGVKWLFVSVAFGFIVGFWGFIGPLFIFKSWRYAYYRFLEDVWYKLQSCL from the exons ATGTCTCCAAACACAAACACTTATACTGGCATGCTTGTGCTTATCTTTGTTCACCTTTATTGCCTTATGTTGCTAACGTCCTCTGAGTCAGAGTTGATTGAGTGCATTCCAAGTGAGCGCCAAGCACTTCTAAGATTCAAGCATCATCTCACTGACCCTTCCAACAGGCTCTCTTCTTGGAATGCTTCCAATTCCAACTGCTGCCACTGGGATTATGTTGTTTGTAGTCATCTAACTTTCCACATCCTTCAACTTCACCTCAACACTACACCAGATTATGATGAATACGCTTACGAGAGGTCCAGCTTTAGTGGAGCGATAAATGATTCTATTGTTGAATTGAAACATCTGAATTACTTGGACTTGAGCGATAATAGTTTTGGAGGTATGCAAATTCCTGCTTTCCTTTTTCGAATCACCTCCGTAACTCACCTTGACCTCTCTTATTCCGATTTTTATGGCAACATTCCTCATCAGATTGGGAATCTCTCTAATTTGCTCTATCTTGACCTATCATATGTTGCCTATGGAAAACTTCCACATCAAATTGGCAATCTCACCAATTTAATCCATCTTGGCCTCCAAAGTGATTATTATGGTAACTCATTGGTAGTTGAAAATGCTGATTGGCTTTTGGGTCTTACCTCCCTTGAATATCTTGATTTGAGTGGT TTAGACTTACGTGATTGTAGTTTGGGTGATTATAAGCAACCATCCGAACTTAACTTTTCTTCCCTGCTTTCTCTTAGCATTTCTGTTGCTCCCAAGTGGGTCTTTCAGTTGAACAAACTTGTTTCTCTTACATGCGGTTCAATTTATTATGCCTCGTCTGATATTGGAGGTCCAATTCCCGATGGTATTCAAAACCTTACCATGCTTGAAAATCTTGATTTGTCATTCAATTCATTCTCATCCCATATACCAGATTGGTTATACGGTCTTCATCGTCTCAAATCTTTGAAGTTAAGAGGTAGCTATTTGACTGGGGCTATTTCTAATACTTTGGGGAATTTGACTTCTCTTGTTACCCTTGATTTGTCACACAATCAGTTTGAAGGAGCAATTCCAACTCTTTTGGGGAATCTGACTTCTCTT CTTGATCTCTCCAGCAACAACATTATTGGAGAAATTCCTCAATCATTCGCAAAGCTTTCCTCATTAAGATTTGTCGATTTCTCAGAAAATCAACTTACTGGAAAtccatttaaatttcttgcatcAGCTGCAAAATTGTTATATCTTGCCATAGATGACAATTTATTTCAAGGGATTGTACATGAAGATGACCTTGCGAATTTCACTGCTTTACGTGTGCTTTCAGCATCAAGTAACAATTTCACTTTGAAAGTGCATCCCAGTTGGAAACCAAAATTTCAACTTTTTCATTTGAAAATGAGCTCGTGGAAGTTAGGTCCAAGCTTTCCATCATGGATTCGGTCACAAAATCATCTTCAATATTTGGATCTATCTAACGCAGGGATTTCTGATTCCATTCCCATTTGGTTTTGGGAAACAAGTCATCATTATGATTATTTGAACTTCTCTCACAATCATATTCAAGGCAAGCTCCCAAAAGAATTAAAGATTTTAGAATTCGATGGAGCAGTTGATCTTAGCTCAAACAATCTTCATGGAAATTTACCCTTTGTGAGTGAGAATGTGGTTTGGCTAGATCTCTCACATAATTCATTTGATGGGTTATTAATGGATTTTCTTTGTCAAAAATCTCACAAACCAAAATGGTTACAAATCCTCAATCTTGCATCAAACAATTTATCTGGAGAAATTCCCAACTGTTGGAGGATGTGGCCACAACTAGCGGATGTCAACTTAGAAAGCAACTGTTTTATTGGAAGCTTGCCCTCTTCCATGGGCTCTTTATCAAGCCTACAATATTTGCATATACGTAACAACACACTCTTTGGAAAATTTCCTGTCAGTTTAAAGGAAAACAAGGAGTTGATTTTGTTGGATCTTGGAGAAAATAAGCTCACAGGGAATATTCCAAGATGGATTGGAGAAAGGTtggtaaatttaaaatttcttcgGCTGCGATCCAATAATCTTTCAGGTACCATTCCCAACGGATTATGTGATATGAAGTTTCTCCAAGTTTTGGACCTTGCACTAAATAATTTGTCAGGCAATATACCAAATTGTTTGAACCATTTGAGTGCCATCATAAATAAAACTAGTGCAATTTCGTCCTTCCAGGAATCCATGGGATATGCAAGTGATACTATAAGCATGAACCTATGGGTGAAAGATAAAGATGCTGAGTACAACATCATTCTGGGCTTAGTGAAAAATATTGATCTTTCATCTAATAAATTGTCGGGGGGAATACCAATGGAAATCACAAACCTAACCGGTCTGATTTATTTGAACTTGTCCAAGAATGAGTTGACTGGCCACATCCCTCAAAGTATTGGCAATATGGAGTCATTGGAATCCATTGATTTCTCAGGCAACCAACTCACAGGGGAGATCCCTCAAAGCATCACAAACTTGAACTTCCTGAACAAGCTAGACTTGTCCTACAATCACTTGGACGGACAAATCCCAACGGGCACTCAGTTGCAAAGCTTTGAAGCATCCAGTTTTGTTGGCAACAAGCTATGTGGTCCACCATTGCTGCTCAACTGTACCATGGACGGGGAAGTTCCTGATGATGATgctaatgaaaatgaaaaagagagaaagaatcATGGAGTGAAGTGGCTGTTTGTGAGTGTGGCTTTTGGATTTATAGTGGGATTTTGGGGATTTATCGGTCCACTGTTCATATTCAAATCATGGAGGTATGCCTATTACCGTTTCCTTGAGGATGTGTGGTACAAACTTCAATCATGTTTGTGA